The following proteins are co-located in the Dyadobacter chenwenxiniae genome:
- a CDS encoding DUF1016 N-terminal domain-containing protein, whose protein sequence is MNGETKPTELISSVKQLIKESRARVAVAVNAEITMLYYQIGKRINDDVLRNSRAEYGKQIVSALSADLILEYGSGWGEKHLRHCMHFANVFSDSSIVYALRRQLSWTHFKSLMYIDDELKRA, encoded by the coding sequence ATGAATGGGGAAACAAAACCAACAGAATTGATTTCGTCCGTTAAACAGCTCATCAAAGAAAGCAGGGCCAGGGTTGCGGTTGCCGTCAACGCCGAGATTACGATGCTCTACTATCAGATCGGCAAAAGGATTAATGATGATGTGCTCAGAAATTCAAGGGCAGAATACGGCAAGCAGATCGTCAGCGCTTTGAGTGCGGATTTGATTTTGGAATATGGCAGCGGCTGGGGAGAAAAACATTTACGGCATTGTATGCATTTTGCTAATGTATTTTCAGACAGCTCAATTGTCTACGCACTGCGTAGACAATTGAGCTGGACTCATTTTAAGTCGTTAATGTATATTGACGATGAATTGAAAAGGGCCTGA